One window of Pocillopora verrucosa isolate sample1 chromosome 9, ASM3666991v2, whole genome shotgun sequence genomic DNA carries:
- the LOC131793887 gene encoding uncharacterized protein isoform X2: MAPRILLLLGLLVLLQPLWGFPRPDDDDGDDDDDDDDDGDDDDDDDDDEDDNDDDDDDDDDDDDDDDDDDDDDDDDDDDDDDDDDDDDDDDDDDDDDDDDDDDDDDDDDDDGDEDDDDDDDDDDGEDSGVDSGDGSANFSDDGDINRDPSAMNLDSLSSSALSAREGNAQVLIGIISWFFMSTISYKPLFF; encoded by the exons ATGGCCCCGAGAATATTGCTTTTACTTGGTCTTTTAGTGCTATTACAGCCTTTGTGGGGTTTCCCTCGGCCTG acgatgatgatggtgatgacgacgacgacgatgacgatgacggcGACG acgatgacgacgatgatgatgatgaagacgataacgacgatgatgacgatgacgacgatgacgacgatgacgacgatgacgacgatgacgacgatgacgacgatgacgacgatgacgacgatgacgacgatgacgacgatgacgacgatgacgacgatgacgacgatgacgacgatgacgacgatgacgacgatgacgacgatgacgatgatggtGACGaagacgacgacgatgatgatgatgacgatgatgggGAAGACAGTGGCGTTGACAGTGGCGATGGTAGTGCCAATTTCAGCGATGATGGTGACATCAATCGGGATCCATCTGCTATGAACTTAGACTCGTTATCATCGAGTGCGCTTTCAGCTAGGGAAGGAAATGCTCAAGTTCTGATAGGCATTATTTCATGGTTTTTTATGAGCACCATTTCGtacaaacctttatttttttaa
- the LOC131793887 gene encoding uncharacterized protein isoform X1, producing MAPRILLLLGLLVLLQPLWGFPRPDDDDGDDDDDDDDDGDEDDDDEDDDDEDDNDDDDDDDEDDNDDDDDDDDDDDDDDDDDDDDDDDDDDDDDDDDDDDDDDDDDDDDDDDDDDDDDDDDDDDGDEDDDDDDDDDDGEDSGVDSGDGSANFSDDGDINRDPSAMNLDSLSSSALSAREGNAQVLIGIISWFFMSTISYKPLFF from the exons ATGGCCCCGAGAATATTGCTTTTACTTGGTCTTTTAGTGCTATTACAGCCTTTGTGGGGTTTCCCTCGGCCTG acgatgatgatggtgatgacgacgacgacgatgacgatgacggcGACGAAGATGACGACGACGAAGATGACGACGACGAAGATGACaacgatgacgacgatgatgatgatgaagacgataacgacgatgatgacgatgacgacgatgacgacgatgacgacgatgacgacgatgacgacgatgacgacgatgacgacgatgacgacgatgacgacgatgacgacgatgacgacgatgacgacgatgacgacgatgacgacgatgacgacgatgacgacgatgacgacgatgacgatgatggtGACGaagacgacgacgatgatgatgatgacgatgatgggGAAGACAGTGGCGTTGACAGTGGCGATGGTAGTGCCAATTTCAGCGATGATGGTGACATCAATCGGGATCCATCTGCTATGAACTTAGACTCGTTATCATCGAGTGCGCTTTCAGCTAGGGAAGGAAATGCTCAAGTTCTGATAGGCATTATTTCATGGTTTTTTATGAGCACCATTTCGtacaaacctttatttttttaa